The genomic window GTCTCCCTTTCGTTCCAAGAGAGCATTTGTGGCGACTGTTGTTCCCATGCGAATGGACTCGATGGGCTCGAGATCTAATAGAGATCCCTTGGGAATGGACTTCTCCAAGGCAATCTCGAGGATTTGTCTGATGCATTCTGTCGGAGCGTCGTCGTACTCATCTGGGCATACTGAGAGGATCTTGAAGACGATGTGTTCGCTTCGCCCAGGAACCTCTGCCCAGGCATCTGTAAAGGTGCCACCGCGGTCGATGGCGATGCGAATGCCTTGAGTTGCCATTGTGAAGTAGTTGTGAAGGagtcgtggaggaggaagggtAGGAGGTGTTCAAGGCGGGAGAGGATGATtaggatggagaagaagttgtaGAATTATCTGGATCCTGACCGCCTCCATGGTGTATTATATCAACCCTCGGGGCAATGATGAAGCTTCAATGTTGTGGGGGAATCTCCGTGATGCAATCCTCGGCTTCGTCTCCCGCAAACGGCATTGGTCGGTTCGAGGCTTAGTAATCGGCAAACTTGAAAATACCGATCGTCCCACTCGGTAACGTGACACTTGCCGACGTCTCCACCTCCGTCCTCGGCTCTCTAGGCTCACCAACCGGCAACTCGACTTGAAGCCAGGCCGATTACCCCGGAGTCAAGACATCCATCGGACCCGCACTCCGGAAGACCGAGTCTGTTCCAATAACTTGTGGGTTGACCAGGCATACGAAGGGAATCCACCCAGCTCGTCTCGCATTCCAGGATGAGCGTTCAGACCACCAGACGACCCAGAAGACTACTGGCAGCGTGAGCACCTCGCCTACATGCACGTTACGTACAAGATATTCTAACTGAGAATAACTGCAGCTGCCATAGATGTCACGTTCAAAAGATCAAATGCTCAGGGACCCAGCCGTGTCAGTCGTGCGTGAGTACCGGCAGGGTTAACGAGTGCCAATTCCCTGCCAGGGAACGAAAGATCACCATCTCTGAAAGGTGTGTCCTCTAACAAGGCCCTGGACCCCATGTACTCATCTGAATACCCTCCTGTAGCTacctgaagaagctcgaggcaGACAGCAAACGATTACGTGCAGTTACTCAGAACCCAACACCAGAGAGCGAGCAGAGCTTCAACACCCCCTTCGACGATAACGAGACTGAGGACGAACCCCCATCACTGTCAAAAGAGGAGAGCAATCTTTTCAACCCCCTATTCGATCGTCAACCAGAGAAGCCCGTTCATGAGCGTTCATCAGAGCCAGGCTTCATCGGAGAAGCATCATGTGCCGCCTTTAGTAACCGACTCATGTCGTGCCTTGACGACACCTACACACCGTCCACAGCCGGCCTCTCCAACTACTATCGTCTGAATACACATGGTCGAATGCctccagaagaaggcccCGAGTTCCCTGAGCGGATGCACGTCAAGCTCCTCTTGAACGTTGCGCGGCGATTCATTGGCAATTACCATCCTCTCTTCCTGGAAGTCACGTTCATGCGAGAGATTGATGCTGTCTATCGACGAGagttgatgccatcaacacTATGGCTATGCAAGTTCTACGCTCTGATGGCTCTGGGGGAGATCTACACACATAGAAGAGGTGTCGGTGACAACAACAGAGTGCCCGGCACAGACTATTATGTGCGGGCAGTGAACTTGCTCCAAGAGAACCAAGACGCCTATGAGGAACCCTCTCTGATGCAGGTCGAGGTTCTGACGTTATTGGTAAAGGGAAGGGTCCGATTAGTGTTACCCTGCTAACATTCAACCAGGCATGGGCGTCTAATATTCTCGGTCGAATCAGAACTGCATACTGTTATAGTGGCATCGCTATGAGGCTTGCTCAGAGCCTAGGCATGCACCGGTCCGCTTCAAGACATACAACTCTGACACCAGTTGAACGAGAAAGCCGCCGGCGGACGTGGTGGGTGCTGTACTTCTTTGACCGATTTTCGGCCTCGAAGCTTGGTCAACCCATCACGGTCAGAGACGAGGATATTGATGTCGAGATGCCGAGTATGGACGGTCTgacaagagaagagatggcaGAATTTTTGGACCCTCAGAACCTGATTATCAACATCAAGCTCGCCCGAATTATCGGAAACATCTGTGAGTCATCAGATCCTACTTCTTGACTCATTCTGACTTTGCTCATCCAGTGACACACATCTACGGCATACCTAAAGCTACGAACGGGCTCTATATCCATCAAGTGCACGGCATTCTCAAGCAACTTCGAGCATGGAATGACGAACTGCCACCTGAAATGCGAATCAAAGAACGAGGCACACCTCGGCCTGTTGCAAGTCTTCACCTCGCCTACAACCAATGCATCATCCAAACAACTCGTCCCGTGCTCCTACACCTCTTCAAGATGCAGTTCCAGTTGGGCTCCAAGGTGCGAGAGGATGTGCCGCCACGTCAAAGCGTGTCGTCCATCACCTTAGCTTTAGCAGAGAGCTGTGTAAATGCGGCCCAAGCATCAAGCCGTATCGTTGAGGGTCTGTTCCTTGATGGTTCGATGGCGACTTTTGGATATTGGGATGCACATCATATCTTTTCAGCGGCCATGATTCTGATCATGTCGGCCGTTATGAAGCCAACGGCTGTCAACTCGGATCATCTCGAGACCCTGTTGAGCGTGCTTCGGTCGCTAAAGACTGATGGAAATATCCCTGCCGTCGATTTCTGCGAGAGGTTATCACAGATTCAGGCGGGAGTCTCGAACTTGAGAGCCACTGGTCGATTAGACCCCGTCTGCATCGACAAGCCTCCACTTGCTGGTCAAGTGGGTGCAACGCCAGATGCTACGTTGGATGCAGGACATCCCTTTCAAGCGACCATGAACATGCCGAGCGCGGGAGGAGACTTGGGTATCATTAACTATGCTAATGTCGACGTTCTCGGCAATCCTCTCCTTGGTAGTTTTCTAGACGGGAACCAGGTACAGTGGTTGGATGCTCTGTTCTCAGAGAATGGCACTTGGAAAGAGTTTGCCTCTGAGATTGAGGAGCAGTTCCAGTTCGGAGCATAAAGAGGGCTTTCGGGTTAAATGACGATGATACAGTGATTACAATGATTGACAAGCGAATGAAGCAATGCTCCTTGATCGGCCGGCTATAAACCAGTTACGGAATACCTGCTACAAATAGATTAGTCGATAACGTAACAGGATTATCGGTCGGCAAGTTCAAAGTTGCCACGGGTATACTCGCTTGTAGATATCGCCTATCTAAACAATGGGAACCAGAACAAGGGTCCGAGATAGGTCAAGGCAGAAAATCATAAGTTTGTTATCGGGAGTTGTTATGAGATATATCCGTATCTACCGGGGTCTGTTTAAATGACTCGCGTGAAACCCAACACCTGACCCGTTTATCCTCGTTTCGAGAAGGATTCGACGCAATCTTAACTCGGGCGGAGAAAACCTTGCGACACACCAGCCAGTGACGTCAAAGCCTTGCCTCGACAAAGATCGGCAAGACACAAAATACCGGTTGCGACTGATTCATGTCACCGGCAAACCCCTCACGGACCGGACCCTCTCCACCCCGACAAGGCAGGTCGTCGAGAACTACGGGAGACCATCCCGGTCTTATCCTAGTCTCCATCCATGAACAATCTGGTGATATCTCCAGGCGAAGATTCCCCTCACTATCTTTTAAGATCCGGGGTATTGTGGAGTAACGAGGCCCATAAATGGTCCATGACCCGACTCTCTGTTTGACatttctctccctctgctccatcacctttcttcttcatcttctgcaATCATGGCTTCAAAGATCGATGCAGCACTTTCCGACACGCTTCCTGACAAGGAAATCGAGGAGCAACGCACTGCTCAAGATGACATCTACATTGACCCAGCAGCCGAAAAGGCTCTCCTCCGCAAACTCGACAGATGGATTGTTCCTCCCGTTATGCTCCTCTACCTTCTCAGTTTCTTAGATCGCGTCAACATTGGTAACGCTCGACTCTACGGCATGGAAGAAGACCTCGGTCTCACCGGCGACCAGTACCAGATCGCAGTTTCGGTGCTATTCGTCACGTACATTCTGTCAGAGCTGCCTTCCAACTTGGTCATTAAAAAATTCACTCCGTCGCGCTGGATCGCGTTCATTACGACTGCTTGGGGAATTGTCGCAACTTTGACGGGCATCGTGCAGGACTACAAGAGCCTGGTGGCCTGTCGCGTGATCCTCGGTGCCCTCGAAGGTGGTCTATTCCCGGGTCTGACCATTTACCTCACAATGTTCTACACAAAGCGCGAGTACGCCCTCCGAATCGGATACCTCTTCGTGTCAGCTGCCATTGCCGGTTCCATGGGTGGACTCCTCGCTTATGGCATCGGCCACATGGATGGCGTTGCTGGGCTACGCGGTTGGCGATGGATCATCATCCTTGAAGGCATTCCCACTGTAATCCTGGGCATCTCAATCTGGTTCTGGTTGGCCGACACGCCTGATTCAGCTCACTACCTGACCATCAACGAACGCGAGCTCATCGATCTGCGCATGCGACAACAGATCGGACACACCAAGTCGTCGGACCAGATGCACAAGGAGGATGTGTACGCAGGCCTCAAGGACTGGAAGATCTGGCTGTTCTGCATTGGACAGTTTGGCGGAGATGTCATTCTCTACGGCTACTCGACTTTCCTGCCTACTATCATCCGAGGTTTTGGTGATTGGAGCATTGCGCAGGTCCAGGCTCTTACGATCCCTTGTTATGCACTGGGTGCTATCAGCTACATCGTTGTGGCCTGGTTGTCTGACCGCAGTCAACGCCGTGCAGTCTTTACTGTGATTTTTGGCCTTGTTTGCACGACTGGTTATGCTATTCTGGTTAGCACTGCTCCTGGAGGCGTCAAGTATTTTGGTTGCTTCCTCGCGGCCATGGGCTTGTACGTGGTCGTTGGACTTCCCCTTGCTTGGCTTCCCAGCAACAACCCTCGATATGGAAAGCGTACGGTCGCAACTGGCCTACAGCTGACTATTGGAAACTCTGCCGGTATCCCAGCCCCATTTGTAAGTTTTTCTCCGCTCTAGTGAATTTGAGGAGCGTTGTCTAACATTGTTGCAGTTGTACAAAACCCATGAAGGCCCTCGTTTCGTCAAGGGACACGCagtctccatggccttgattGCCATGTCTTCGGTCATCTATCTATCATTCTGGGCCTTTTTCCGCCACCAGAACAAGCGAAAGATGGCTGGTAAGGAGGATCACAGGATCCAGGGTCtgactgaggaggaggccgaggagttGGGAGAGCACAACCCCCGGTTCCACTACACATACTAAGTCAAAGGACTAGAAGATGTATGAGTTTAATTCGTATATACTGCTTTTGAATATGCAGAAGAGTTGGATAATGGTTAAATTACTTTCGTAAATCGCAGTGGCGGAGTCAATCGATAGGTCTACCGTCTACCACCATTACTGAACAACCTGAAATGTATTGCCAGACATGGCACGGCCGCTTTGAAACAAAAATTCAATGAGAAGCAGATATGTATAAGCCTCTGTCCTGTAACTCTTCCATCGTTACTTCGCCTTTCACATTTTACTTGTCTCGTCCCACAACTGTGACAGCTACCAAATGCGCCTTGTCCCCCAAGCATTCAGCTGGTGGTGGCGTTCACGCCAAGGCAAAAACAGCCATCCGAATGCCTGATAACCCCCTGTCTACGTGTATGTGCCTCGCGCCATCGAAAACACCAGCCCCAATAGGCAATCCGGAACATCCACCACTTGAAACAGGGTCTAGATCATGTCGGCTGGCGAACTATGTACCCCAGGCAGAAAGGCGGATTGAGACTTGGCAGTCGGTGACAGGCCACATGAACCACTAGCCTCTATCCGATGACATGATGCGGCCATATGGACGTATGACACCGGCCAGTAAATCCAGTTCTTTCAGAGCCTTATGCAGCCACAGCTGAACTTGGTCGGCCTTGGATGCGGTCGCCTTGCCGCTGTGGAAAAATGAAACTGCGCGTCTCAGCCTGATTCTCCTTCTCAAGTGCAAAAATATGACAGGCTACCCCTCCCAGTTTCTTTTTTGTTCTTCAGCAGTTCAATCATGTCTACCAAGTTGAGACGGAGCTTCTCCGAGGTCTTTCGGGGCAAAAAggcctcgaggtcatccATCAACCTCGCCCCGGTCCCCGAGTTTCCCGAGATCGACCATCACGAGCCTCATCGTGTCTCGAATACCTTTGAAGATGTCGCATCCTTTGCCCCGTCGATCCATGAAGAGGCTCAGTTCGAGActcatctccaagatgcTGTCGTCGAGTCTCTTCGTGATCGGATCAAGACTCTCGACCAGGAACGAAACCAACAGGTTGCCAGGGCAGGGCGTCTAGAGCATCAACTTCTGGCGAAGAATCAAGATCTTCAGGACATGCGACAACTTCTCGACCGAGACagaggaagatgtcgacaACTGAATGACAAGGTTGCTCGCTTGACGCAAGAGCAGGGACGGTTGCAACACCAACATGCACAACAACTACAAGAAAAGGAAGGTCTcctggctgaggagaagtCGCTGATAAAGGATTACGCCGAGCAGTTGAAGGAGTATCAAGTGTCTTACATCAGAATGTCCGAAGCCCAAGGTCAACTCCAAGAGAGAGTCGACGAACTCGAAGCTGAGAACCGCGCCCTACTACAACCCACCGACGATGCCCCCGCCACGATACAGCAAGAAAAGATCATGCTCACGAAAAAGGTCAGGGCTCTGGAGACTGAGCTGGCACACGAGAAAGCAGAGTGCGACGAGGGAAGAAGGGCACTTTTTGAAATGCATCAACGAAAGAGTGCAGTTGATGCTGAGAACAGGGGCATGGCTGAGAAGTTGGCTATGCAGGttcaagagatggaggatatCAAGGCTGTGCTTGATCAGCAAATGGCTGAAGTTGAGCAGGAGCGGCAGAGGCATGAGTCCCAGATGGAAGAAGCCGCTCGAGTTCCTTGGAGTAGCCCGACGCCTCGGATGATCCTGGTCAACAACATGTTTTCCCAAGGCTTCCAGAACGCGGCAGCTCCCGGAAATGCACCGAACGCAGCCCCATTCTTGCAGTCATGTTCGCTGGCCATGCTGACCAACAACCTTCTCGACATCAAGCTCGACACCCAACAAGCTCGCCGTCTAGCCGAAAACATTTCCACCGCAGATCTCAAGATTCTTCCCTGTGACTTGTGTCAACTGCCCAAGTTTGCAAACAAGTCTAACAACCCGCGAGTCCGTGTGAACGAATTTGCGAGCGCATCGCAGCCGACTGCTTGCTGCTCCAAGTTCATCTGCACCGAGTGTTACTTGAACTCTATCACGGAGTCCCTTACTAACGATTGGTGGGGTAACTTGGGGAGAGGAGGTTGGCTGACTTGCCCGGCGCCAAACTGCGATCATGGACTGCGTCTTACTCACCGAGGAGCCCTTGCGAACCTATTGCGGCAGCTAGGTGACAAGGACTCTGATAACAAGATGGCCATGTAAGCATCTCTCGATGAAGATTAGTGTGTGTTTTTCGCTAACTTCTGACAGGTACGATCGTATTCTCATCTTCCGAGCGGCCCTCGCCAAGTTGAATCCCCAACCAAGCGACGAAGCCCTAAAGATTGCAGCTAGAATGCACAGCCAACTCGCCGTAGTAGGTCGAATGTACTCACTATTCGACCCagtcttcaacaacaccgagCCTGATGAAGCTGGCCGTATTCCTCCTTTCAATCCTGGAAACATCAAGATGATCCGCGTCGATCACGAAGGAGGCAGCATCCTAGTGCCACTGTTTATCCGGTTCATCCGACGACAACGAACACCAAAGGAATGTGCAGTCTGCACCGATGAATTCTTCGACGTCGACTTTGCTTCCGTGGAAGAGTGGCTAGATCTATGCGCCGGCTTCCACGGCGAGTGGATGTGGAAGATTCTCTTGTTCCCAGTGAAGCTTAGGATAGGGTGTAATCATGAGATCGACTTTTGCACCGGATGTCTGGAA from Fusarium keratoplasticum isolate Fu6.1 chromosome 10, whole genome shotgun sequence includes these protein-coding regions:
- a CDS encoding Zn(2)-C6 fungal-type domain-containing protein, which codes for MSVQTTRRPRRLLAACHRCHVQKIKCSGTQPCQSCVSTGRVNECQFPARERKITISESYLKKLEADSKRLRAVTQNPTPESEQSFNTPFDDNETEDEPPSLSKEESNLFNPLFDRQPEKPVHERSSEPGFIGEASCAAFSNRLMSCLDDTYTPSTAGLSNYYRLNTHGRMPPEEGPEFPERMHVKLLLNVARRFIGNYHPLFLEVTFMREIDAVYRRELMPSTLWLCKFYALMALGEIYTHRRGVGDNNRVPGTDYYVRAVNLLQENQDAYEEPSLMQVEVLTLLAWASNILGRIRTAYCYSGIAMRLAQSLGMHRSASRHTTLTPVERESRRRTWWVLYFFDRFSASKLGQPITVRDEDIDVEMPSMDGLTREEMAEFLDPQNLIINIKLARIIGNILTHIYGIPKATNGLYIHQVHGILKQLRAWNDELPPEMRIKERGTPRPVASLHLAYNQCIIQTTRPVLLHLFKMQFQLGSKVREDVPPRQSVSSITLALAESCVNAAQASSRIVEGLFLDGSMATFGYWDAHHIFSAAMILIMSAVMKPTAVNSDHLETLLSVLRSLKTDGNIPAVDFCERLSQIQAGVSNLRATGRLDPVCIDKPPLAGQVGATPDATLDAGHPFQATMNMPSAGGDLGIINYANVDVLGNPLLGSFLDGNQVQWLDALFSENGTWKEFASEIEEQFQFGA
- a CDS encoding MFS domain-containing protein, with the protein product MASKIDAALSDTLPDKEIEEQRTAQDDIYIDPAAEKALLRKLDRWIVPPVMLLYLLSFLDRVNIGNARLYGMEEDLGLTGDQYQIAVSVLFVTYILSELPSNLVIKKFTPSRWIAFITTAWGIVATLTGIVQDYKSLVACRVILGALEGGLFPGLTIYLTMFYTKREYALRIGYLFVSAAIAGSMGGLLAYGIGHMDGVAGLRGWRWIIILEGIPTVILGISIWFWLADTPDSAHYLTINERELIDLRMRQQIGHTKSSDQMHKEDVYAGLKDWKIWLFCIGQFGGDVILYGYSTFLPTIIRGFGDWSIAQVQALTIPCYALGAISYIVVAWLSDRSQRRAVFTVIFGLVCTTGYAILVSTAPGGVKYFGCFLAAMGLYVVVGLPLAWLPSNNPRYGKRTVATGLQLTIGNSAGIPAPFLYKTHEGPRFVKGHAVSMALIAMSSVIYLSFWAFFRHQNKRKMAGKEDHRIQGLTEEEAEELGEHNPRFHYTY
- a CDS encoding RING-type domain-containing protein, translated to MSTKLRRSFSEVFRGKKASRSSINLAPVPEFPEIDHHEPHRVSNTFEDVASFAPSIHEEAQFETHLQDAVVESLRDRIKTLDQERNQQVARAGRLEHQLLAKNQDLQDMRQLLDRDRGRCRQLNDKVARLTQEQGRLQHQHAQQLQEKEGLLAEEKSLIKDYAEQLKEYQVSYIRMSEAQGQLQERVDELEAENRALLQPTDDAPATIQQEKIMLTKKVRALETELAHEKAECDEGRRALFEMHQRKSAVDAENRGMAEKLAMQVQEMEDIKAVLDQQMAEVEQERQRHESQMEEAARVPWSSPTPRMILVNNMFSQGFQNAAAPGNAPNAAPFLQSCSLAMLTNNLLDIKLDTQQARRLAENISTADLKILPCDLCQLPKFANKSNNPRVRVNEFASASQPTACCSKFICTECYLNSITESLTNDWWGNLGRGGWLTCPAPNCDHGLRLTHRGALANLLRQLGDKDSDNKMAMYDRILIFRAALAKLNPQPSDEALKIAARMHSQLAVVGRMYSLFDPVFNNTEPDEAGRIPPFNPGNIKMIRVDHEGGSILVPLFIRFIRRQRTPKECAVCTDEFFDVDFASVEEWLDLCAGFHGEWMWKILLFPVKLRIGCNHEIDFCTGCLEQHLKTQLEQYGRSRCDQLACPSDGCGRRLDYDEVRLYAEPETFELYDRYLHLNAISKLENFRWCLRQGCPNGQLYDDGDETDPHIHCQECAFEMCYKHMIPWHEGLSCEEFESARDHGDPQYQQTQDWIANNTKPCPNCNQNIQKGEACFHMTCSNCHHEFCWICLADWAQITPRPGEHNPEAHGQGCIFRTNGLTPSQLFGRTVEEALAPRRRR